From one Rhineura floridana isolate rRhiFlo1 chromosome 4, rRhiFlo1.hap2, whole genome shotgun sequence genomic stretch:
- the DYNLT2 gene encoding dynein light chain Tctex-type protein 2 isoform X1: MRYIKSANTKMLPFCKLNPSSGACFSVTSAAACRAQNVPSQTGRHRVSSHDLPGYEPGDEESITDFTRNELLAFKTSFARPKYANTYRMEPYRKCEAHEVRKRAEEVLKNKLQDFKYNGTNGSMICAGLTEDVLAAVKDLAYDRYKYIVQVFLVEKTGQSIHITSRWVWDVARDTWVQAQHETEESVIVALIVACYYE, from the exons ATGCGATACATAAAAAGTGCAAACACAAAAATGCTCCCCTTTTGCAAACTTAATCCCTCGTCCGGAGCGTGCTTCAGCGTGACGAGTGCTGCAGCATGTCGAGCCCAGAACGTG CCTTCACAGACTGGTAGACACAGAGTTTCAAGCCATGATCTTCCAGGGTATGAACCAGGAGATGAGGAGTCTATCACAGATTTTACAAGAAATGAGCTCTTGGCATTCAAGACTAGTTTTGCAAGACCAAAGTATGCCAACACATACAGAATGGAACCCTATAGAAAATGTGAGGCTCATGAAGTAAGGAAGAGAGCTGAAGAGGTCTTAAAG AACAAACTTCAAGATTTTAAGTATAATGGTACGAATGGCTCCATGATATGTGCAGGCCTCACAGAAGATGTATTAGCAGCTGTCAAGGATCTGGCCTATGATCGTTACAAATATATAGTCCAAGTATTTCTTGTGGAAAAGACTGGTCAGTCAATACAT ATTACCAGCAGATGGGTCTGGGATGTTGCAAGGGACACCTGGGTTCAAGCGCAACATGAAACTGAGGAATCTGTTATAGTGGCTCTGATAGTTGCTTGTTATTATGAGTAA
- the DYNLT2 gene encoding dynein light chain Tctex-type protein 2 isoform X2: MEKGKKRLSGTPSHHSGGSRKHSFFDKDLMGRPSQTGRHRVSSHDLPGYEPGDEESITDFTRNELLAFKTSFARPKYANTYRMEPYRKCEAHEVRKRAEEVLKNKLQDFKYNGTNGSMICAGLTEDVLAAVKDLAYDRYKYIVQVFLVEKTGQSIHITSRWVWDVARDTWVQAQHETEESVIVALIVACYYE; the protein is encoded by the exons ATGGAGAAAGGCAAGAAAAGGCTGAGTGGAACCCCTTCTCACCACTCGGGGGGATCCAGGAAACACAGCTTTTTTGACAAGGACCTGATGGGTCGG CCTTCACAGACTGGTAGACACAGAGTTTCAAGCCATGATCTTCCAGGGTATGAACCAGGAGATGAGGAGTCTATCACAGATTTTACAAGAAATGAGCTCTTGGCATTCAAGACTAGTTTTGCAAGACCAAAGTATGCCAACACATACAGAATGGAACCCTATAGAAAATGTGAGGCTCATGAAGTAAGGAAGAGAGCTGAAGAGGTCTTAAAG AACAAACTTCAAGATTTTAAGTATAATGGTACGAATGGCTCCATGATATGTGCAGGCCTCACAGAAGATGTATTAGCAGCTGTCAAGGATCTGGCCTATGATCGTTACAAATATATAGTCCAAGTATTTCTTGTGGAAAAGACTGGTCAGTCAATACAT ATTACCAGCAGATGGGTCTGGGATGTTGCAAGGGACACCTGGGTTCAAGCGCAACATGAAACTGAGGAATCTGTTATAGTGGCTCTGATAGTTGCTTGTTATTATGAGTAA